The Sporocytophaga myxococcoides genome includes a window with the following:
- a CDS encoding DUF268 domain-containing protein, with protein sequence MLKSIVKKLLRIEKRKAYKQFDIFNEKIVNSRFEIRKEDIYFFSEGTSKTDFDRHYVYHTAWAARMLAKTNPSKHIDISSSLYFSAIASSFVPIEFYDYRPADIHLPNLKSAFGDLQKLPFPSESVQSLSCMHVIEHIGLGRYGDLMDYDGDLKAIKELIRVLAPAGNLFFVTPIGHKARIVFNAHRIYTKEQIVNYFDELELEEFSLISEHWEDGGIVINPNKALIERQSYGCGCFWFKKGVK encoded by the coding sequence ATGTTGAAGAGTATAGTAAAAAAACTATTGAGGATCGAAAAAAGAAAAGCATATAAACAATTTGACATCTTTAATGAAAAGATTGTCAACAGCCGATTTGAGATAAGAAAAGAGGATATTTATTTTTTCAGTGAAGGCACTTCGAAAACTGATTTTGACAGGCACTACGTATATCATACCGCCTGGGCAGCGCGAATGCTTGCAAAGACCAATCCTTCAAAGCATATAGATATATCGTCTTCCTTATACTTTTCAGCAATTGCTTCATCATTTGTTCCTATTGAGTTTTACGATTACCGCCCTGCAGACATTCATCTGCCAAATCTGAAATCAGCTTTTGGGGATTTACAGAAATTGCCCTTTCCTTCAGAATCAGTTCAATCTCTATCTTGCATGCATGTGATAGAACATATCGGTTTAGGTAGGTACGGAGATCTAATGGATTATGATGGCGATTTAAAGGCAATTAAAGAACTGATAAGAGTTCTGGCACCTGCAGGAAATTTGTTTTTTGTAACACCCATCGGACATAAAGCAAGAATAGTTTTCAATGCTCATAGAATTTATACTAAAGAACAAATTGTAAATTATTTTGATGAACTTGAATTAGAGGAATTCTCCTTGATCTCAGAGCATTGGGAAGATGGAGGTATAGTTATCAATCCTAATAAAGCTTTGATCGAACGTCAGAGTTATGGATGTGGTTGTTTTTGGTTTAAAAAAGGAGTGAAATGA
- a CDS encoding ABC transporter ATP-binding protein: MKPILEINNISKKYYINDDGGAPYLSLRDTISAYFKGSNKKVSKEEFWALKDVSFTVNPGESIGIIGRNGAGKSTLLKILSKITPPTNGKILSRGRIASLLEVGTGFHAELTGRENIFLNGSILGLKKHEILKQFDSIVEFSGIEKFLDTQLKHYSSGMQLRLAFAVAAHLEPEILIIDEVLAVGDATFQKKCMGKMGEVSKSGRTILFVSHNLNAVEEICNKAILLQNGQLKAVDSVPNIVRNYLSNNEEINSCWVNKDKKAFINPYFTPTSIKIVDEDFQLISGEVPADKKVGVMISGEVNEFNNLLTVGFCVTTLSGTVIYWAYQTDVAEESWPKMQKGENRFVAWLPTNFINEGDYYIELIASIHFSHWICEPQKNSPSVRLSIRGGLSKSPYWMMARPGLMAPIIKFESLP, translated from the coding sequence ATGAAACCAATACTTGAAATAAATAATATATCCAAAAAATATTATATAAACGATGATGGTGGTGCTCCATATCTCTCCTTGAGGGATACTATATCAGCCTATTTTAAAGGAAGCAATAAGAAAGTATCCAAAGAGGAATTTTGGGCGTTAAAGGATGTCTCTTTTACTGTAAACCCTGGTGAAAGCATTGGAATTATAGGAAGGAATGGAGCTGGTAAATCAACTTTACTAAAAATACTGTCTAAAATTACACCCCCAACTAATGGAAAAATACTTTCCAGAGGGAGAATTGCGAGTCTCCTTGAAGTCGGCACAGGCTTTCATGCAGAGCTCACAGGTAGAGAAAATATATTTTTAAATGGGTCAATCTTGGGACTTAAAAAACATGAGATCTTAAAGCAGTTTGACTCAATCGTTGAATTCAGCGGAATAGAAAAGTTTCTTGATACACAGCTAAAACATTATAGCAGTGGTATGCAACTTCGCTTAGCTTTTGCAGTTGCAGCACATTTGGAGCCAGAAATATTGATAATAGATGAAGTGCTGGCTGTTGGTGATGCGACATTTCAGAAGAAGTGTATGGGAAAGATGGGAGAGGTAAGCAAAAGCGGTAGAACTATATTATTTGTAAGCCATAATTTAAACGCTGTTGAGGAAATTTGTAATAAAGCTATTCTTCTTCAAAATGGACAGTTAAAAGCAGTAGACAGTGTTCCTAATATTGTAAGAAATTATTTGTCAAACAATGAAGAGATTAATTCATGTTGGGTAAATAAAGATAAAAAAGCATTTATAAATCCCTATTTTACTCCAACTTCTATTAAAATTGTAGATGAAGATTTTCAACTGATTTCAGGAGAAGTGCCTGCGGATAAAAAAGTGGGAGTCATGATTTCAGGAGAGGTAAATGAATTTAATAATTTGCTTACTGTAGGGTTTTGTGTAACAACTCTGAGCGGTACGGTCATTTATTGGGCTTACCAGACAGATGTAGCGGAAGAATCATGGCCCAAAATGCAAAAAGGAGAAAATCGATTTGTGGCTTGGTTGCCTACAAATTTTATTAACGAAGGAGATTACTATATTGAATTAATTGCTAGTATTCATTTTTCCCATTGGATTTGTGAACCACAAAAAAATTCTCCTTCTGTCAGATTATCAATTAGGGGAGGGTTGAGCAAGTCACCATATTGGATGATGGCCCGGCCGGGGCTTATGGCACCAATCATTAAGTTTGAATCATTACCTTAA
- a CDS encoding ABC transporter permease: protein MESTNYHSDIEYEIKPAGKLDLNFKELWQYKELFYFFTWRDIKVKYKQAYLGILWVVLQPLFMMMVFSFFFGKVLRVPSDGIPYPIFVYSGMMFWNIFSSGLSSSGDCLVSNANIIKKIYFPRLVIPISVIFVSVFDFIITFALFIGLILFLQIKIDYLKFIELFPLAFLITIVTTFGLGTLLSALNVKYRDFKYIIPFLIQATLFITPVIYPISVLPFPWIKYVLALNPLTGAIALSRAAIAGNVIDWNIIMISVVTSLLLLVAGLLVFKRTEAYFADLA, encoded by the coding sequence ATGGAATCAACGAATTATCATAGTGATATTGAGTATGAAATAAAACCAGCTGGAAAGCTGGATTTAAATTTCAAGGAGCTTTGGCAGTATAAAGAGCTTTTTTATTTTTTCACATGGCGAGACATAAAGGTAAAGTACAAACAAGCCTATTTAGGAATACTTTGGGTTGTTCTTCAGCCATTGTTTATGATGATGGTCTTCTCCTTTTTCTTTGGGAAGGTATTACGAGTTCCTTCAGATGGAATACCATATCCCATATTTGTTTATTCAGGAATGATGTTTTGGAATATTTTCTCCTCTGGGCTATCAAGCTCCGGAGATTGTTTAGTTTCCAATGCTAATATCATTAAGAAGATATATTTCCCCCGGCTTGTAATCCCTATTTCTGTAATTTTTGTTTCTGTATTCGATTTTATAATCACCTTTGCGTTATTTATTGGGCTTATTCTGTTTCTTCAAATCAAGATCGATTATTTAAAATTTATAGAGCTATTTCCTTTGGCTTTTTTAATTACAATTGTGACCACATTTGGCTTGGGGACTCTATTGTCTGCTTTAAATGTAAAGTACAGGGATTTTAAATATATTATTCCTTTTCTAATTCAGGCAACCTTGTTTATAACTCCCGTTATTTATCCTATTTCAGTATTGCCATTCCCATGGATAAAATATGTTTTGGCACTAAACCCATTAACGGGAGCGATTGCCTTAAGCAGAGCGGCAATTGCAGGAAATGTAATTGATTGGAATATTATAATGATTAGTGTAGTAACTTCTTTGCTACTTTTAGTTGCAGGCCTTTTAGTTTTTAAACGAACGGAGGCATATTTTGCTGATTTGGCTTAA